A stretch of Pseudolysobacter antarcticus DNA encodes these proteins:
- a CDS encoding S8 family serine peptidase yields the protein MLKRNLSHPNNTGSLQVVLALGCLMAATLTQATTAVAPTIMATRVVVPVGAYAPVEPGVELLHDYGTFLLYRVDAVHLSKLTIASKNQATVIDDSIEFDTVKVDPTQDADPAVPAQFETRKTSGASLQLVQFVGPVVNEWLAALQQDGVRIVQYIPNNAYIVQADDAAIQRIAQRVAQGGVIQYTGSYSPYMKLSRPLADRVAAGLTSGKVFKATVSVVTYPGNADVKAQVLQFAQGSALSAWADLAGIEAVRMMLNETDLAAIAQLPGVFAIEEYAERARKDERQDQIVAGILNAGGSQPSAPGYLDFLAARGFSTNPADYPIVDVSDDGLGNGSVTNGGGDATLTKNGDGVTTRLAYVTNCGTSATASGIEGHGHLNTNIVGGYDVRLGFPYKDTLGYSRGLGLSPYTRLGHSKVFSDAGPFDTSLAACGSGTTPGLAKAVYAQGARISSNSWSSTSNAYDAEARAYDVATRDADTTTAGEQSMLFVFAAGNAGSGVSTIGTPSTAKNILTVGASENYRPSDEDGLWTDGCAVDNTGADNAMDVIAFSSRGPVKGTRIKPEIIAPGTHIQGTASPNPLYNGLGVCDAYRPSGQYIFASSSGTSHSTPAIAGTASLVYYWLQNKFSDALPSPAMLKAYLIAHPTYLTGVSANDKLPSNVQGYGMPNLSAAFDNTPKVVQDQTTPFTTAGATATLTAQVADPSKPVRIVMVYSDAPSVAGTGSTGGILINNLDLKATIGASSYVGNQFNATGGFSTAGATVTDTKNNYEAIFVPAGATGAISVTVTATTLSGKAISTAATNNQDFALVCYNCTSTADFSLSSNVYANQVCAGTPATWNLSLAAQLGFSSSVNMTTTGLPAGATPTFTPLAVVPSGTTTLNVSTTGLAAGTYPFSTTGTSGALSHSAPMALSVTTAAPVAPALSAPAANAYGLATTPTLSWAVSANAQSYLLEVSTDPAFTTTAFSVTLSTTSFSLYRPLAPNTRYYWRVTAMDVCGSGVSAVQSFVTNAATCQVFNSTNVPKTIPTRGTITSTLTSTLTGTLGSVSVVSLTGTHTYFSDLSFNLINPSNTNVKVMAPSCGSTSSAWSLGLDDQAAGNPGTWNCTPAPIGGGLTYKPSNPLAGLINSPANGTWTLSVNDAATPDGGTLSTWGLNLCVQTAPNVALASNDSFSVHQDASLTTAAPGVLGNDLPTTGASATILVAPTHGALSLAANGGFSYTPTAGYCGADSFTYTETSGTSNSTATAAIDVVCTPTGAAAAIELNQGALTSTLVGGASSVLTTASGPSGHTLTAVLNASPTHGTLTLNSDGTFSYLHDGSSTTSDSFSYNVCDTTAVPTACSAPVTVTISIDLNPLAACTLRKQVVGEGDTLNLDLSSLFTDPASGTLSYSSTGLPATLVLDPATHILSGTLASGSASTTPYNVVFSAQNIHGGSASKPATFLVLPNGDKLFRDQFEGSVEISCP from the coding sequence ATGTTGAAAAGAAATTTAAGTCACCCGAATAACACGGGTTCTTTGCAGGTTGTGTTGGCGCTGGGATGCCTGATGGCGGCGACGCTGACGCAGGCGACTACCGCCGTTGCGCCAACGATCATGGCGACTCGCGTCGTCGTTCCGGTCGGGGCGTACGCGCCTGTCGAACCGGGCGTGGAATTGTTGCACGACTACGGCACTTTCCTGCTGTATCGCGTTGATGCGGTGCATTTGTCGAAGCTCACGATCGCGAGCAAAAATCAGGCAACGGTGATTGACGACAGCATCGAATTCGATACCGTCAAGGTCGACCCGACGCAGGACGCGGATCCCGCGGTGCCGGCGCAATTCGAGACGCGCAAAACCTCCGGCGCCTCGTTGCAACTGGTGCAGTTTGTCGGCCCGGTCGTCAACGAATGGTTGGCGGCGTTACAGCAGGATGGCGTGCGCATCGTCCAATACATTCCGAACAATGCGTATATCGTGCAAGCCGACGATGCCGCGATCCAACGTATCGCGCAACGAGTGGCGCAAGGCGGCGTGATCCAGTACACCGGCAGTTATTCGCCGTATATGAAACTCAGCCGTCCGCTCGCTGATCGCGTGGCCGCCGGTCTGACCAGTGGCAAGGTTTTCAAGGCAACGGTATCGGTCGTCACTTATCCCGGTAACGCCGACGTCAAGGCGCAGGTATTGCAGTTCGCGCAAGGCTCGGCACTGAGTGCGTGGGCCGACCTTGCCGGCATCGAAGCGGTGCGCATGATGTTGAACGAAACCGACCTCGCGGCGATTGCGCAGTTGCCGGGAGTTTTCGCGATCGAGGAATACGCGGAACGCGCACGCAAGGATGAGCGTCAGGATCAAATCGTCGCTGGCATCCTGAATGCGGGCGGCAGTCAGCCATCGGCACCGGGTTATCTGGACTTCCTCGCGGCGCGCGGCTTCTCGACCAATCCGGCCGATTATCCGATTGTCGATGTATCCGATGATGGTCTTGGTAACGGTTCAGTTACCAATGGTGGTGGCGACGCCACCTTGACGAAAAACGGCGATGGCGTAACCACGCGCTTGGCCTACGTCACGAATTGCGGCACTTCAGCGACGGCGAGTGGCATTGAGGGTCATGGTCACCTGAACACGAATATCGTCGGTGGTTACGACGTGCGTCTCGGCTTCCCCTACAAAGATACTTTGGGTTATTCGCGCGGCCTTGGTCTGAGTCCGTATACCCGCCTCGGACACAGCAAGGTATTCAGCGATGCTGGCCCTTTTGATACCTCGCTTGCAGCATGCGGCAGCGGCACCACGCCTGGCTTGGCCAAGGCGGTGTATGCGCAAGGCGCACGCATTTCCAGCAACTCATGGAGCTCGACTAGTAACGCCTACGACGCCGAAGCGCGTGCTTACGACGTCGCCACGCGCGATGCCGATACCACCACCGCCGGTGAGCAAAGCATGCTGTTTGTGTTCGCCGCTGGTAACGCTGGAAGTGGTGTGTCCACCATCGGCACACCAAGCACGGCGAAAAATATCCTGACCGTCGGCGCCTCGGAAAATTATCGCCCGAGTGATGAAGATGGTTTGTGGACCGACGGTTGCGCAGTCGATAACACCGGGGCGGATAACGCGATGGATGTGATCGCGTTCTCATCACGCGGCCCGGTCAAAGGCACGCGCATCAAGCCCGAAATTATTGCACCCGGCACGCATATTCAAGGTACCGCCAGTCCGAATCCGTTGTACAACGGGCTCGGGGTGTGTGATGCGTATCGTCCGAGCGGACAATACATTTTTGCATCGTCATCAGGCACCAGCCATTCGACCCCGGCCATCGCTGGCACCGCCTCGCTGGTGTATTACTGGCTGCAGAACAAGTTCAGCGATGCACTGCCGAGTCCCGCGATGCTCAAGGCCTACCTGATCGCGCATCCTACCTATCTCACGGGCGTGAGTGCGAACGACAAACTGCCATCGAACGTGCAGGGTTATGGCATGCCGAATTTGTCGGCGGCATTCGATAACACTCCCAAGGTGGTGCAGGATCAAACCACCCCGTTCACTACAGCGGGCGCCACCGCAACGCTTACCGCGCAGGTTGCCGATCCGAGCAAGCCGGTGCGTATCGTCATGGTCTACAGCGATGCACCGAGTGTCGCCGGCACCGGTTCTACCGGCGGCATTCTGATCAACAATCTCGATCTGAAGGCGACCATCGGTGCCAGCAGTTACGTTGGCAATCAGTTCAATGCGACTGGCGGCTTCAGCACGGCCGGCGCCACCGTCACCGATACCAAAAATAATTACGAGGCGATTTTTGTGCCGGCGGGCGCCACTGGTGCCATCTCCGTAACGGTCACAGCGACCACGCTTTCGGGCAAGGCGATCAGTACGGCGGCGACCAACAATCAGGATTTCGCGCTGGTCTGCTACAACTGCACCAGCACCGCGGATTTCAGCCTCAGCAGCAACGTCTACGCGAATCAGGTTTGCGCCGGCACGCCGGCAACGTGGAACCTCAGCCTGGCGGCGCAGCTTGGTTTTTCGAGTTCGGTCAACATGACCACGACGGGTTTGCCGGCGGGTGCGACACCGACATTTACTCCGTTAGCAGTCGTGCCCAGCGGCACGACAACATTGAACGTGAGTACCACGGGTCTTGCTGCTGGTACCTATCCATTCTCGACTACGGGCACCTCGGGGGCGTTGAGCCATAGCGCGCCAATGGCATTGTCGGTTACCACAGCAGCGCCCGTTGCGCCTGCGTTGAGCGCGCCGGCAGCGAATGCGTATGGCCTGGCAACGACCCCGACCTTGAGTTGGGCGGTATCTGCCAATGCGCAAAGTTATCTGCTTGAAGTATCGACCGATCCGGCATTCACCACGACCGCATTCTCGGTCACGCTCAGCACGACCAGTTTCTCGCTGTATCGCCCGCTCGCGCCGAATACGCGGTATTACTGGCGTGTGACCGCGATGGATGTTTGCGGCAGCGGCGTATCCGCCGTGCAGAGTTTTGTCACCAACGCAGCCACGTGTCAGGTGTTCAACAGCACCAATGTGCCGAAGACCATTCCCACCAGAGGCACGATCACCTCCACACTCACCAGCACCTTGACCGGCACGCTCGGCAGCGTAAGTGTGGTCAGCCTGACCGGTACTCACACTTACTTCAGTGATCTTTCGTTTAACCTGATCAATCCCTCGAATACCAACGTCAAGGTGATGGCGCCTTCCTGCGGGTCGACCAGTTCGGCATGGAGTCTCGGTCTGGACGATCAGGCAGCAGGCAATCCGGGTACATGGAATTGCACCCCGGCGCCGATCGGTGGCGGCCTGACTTACAAGCCGAGCAACCCGCTCGCCGGCCTCATCAACAGCCCGGCCAACGGCACGTGGACGTTGAGCGTCAACGACGCCGCAACGCCGGATGGCGGAACCTTGTCGACGTGGGGTTTGAACCTTTGTGTGCAGACCGCACCGAATGTTGCGCTCGCATCCAACGACAGTTTTTCGGTTCATCAGGATGCGTCACTGACGACAGCTGCGCCGGGTGTGTTGGGCAACGATTTACCGACGACTGGCGCAAGCGCAACGATACTTGTCGCGCCCACGCACGGCGCATTGAGCCTGGCAGCAAATGGTGGCTTCAGCTACACACCGACAGCCGGTTATTGCGGTGCGGACAGCTTCACCTATACGGAGACCAGCGGCACCAGCAATTCGACCGCCACAGCGGCGATCGATGTCGTCTGTACGCCCACCGGCGCGGCAGCTGCGATCGAGCTGAATCAAGGCGCGTTGACCAGCACCTTGGTCGGCGGCGCTAGCAGTGTGTTGACGACCGCAAGCGGGCCTTCAGGCCACACGCTCACTGCCGTGTTGAATGCCTCACCAACTCACGGCACGCTCACGCTCAACAGCGATGGTACGTTCAGCTATCTGCACGATGGTTCCAGCACGACCAGCGACAGCTTCAGCTACAACGTCTGCGACACCACGGCGGTGCCAACAGCGTGTTCCGCGCCGGTCACGGTGACGATCAGCATTGATCTGAATCCGCTCGCGGCATGCACTCTGCGTAAACAGGTGGTGGGCGAGGGTGATACGCTGAATCTGGATTTGAGCAGCTTGTTCACCGATCCGGCCAGTGGCACGTTGAGTTACTCCTCAACCGGTTTGCCAGCCACGTTGGTGCTCGATCCAGCTACGCATATCCTGAGCGGAACATTGGCAAGTGGATCGGCCAGTACCACGCCGTACAACGTCGTATTCAGCGCGCAGAATATCCACGGCGGATCGGCAAGCAAACCAGCGACCTTCCTGGTATTGCCGAATGGCGACAAGCTGTTTCGTGATCAATTTGAAGGTAGTGTCGAAATCAGTTGTCCGTGA